A single genomic interval of Salmo trutta chromosome 13, fSalTru1.1, whole genome shotgun sequence harbors:
- the LOC115205352 gene encoding protocadherin beta-16-like → MSLFQVEGKMSDRTMTRQVLLFISVLSLSSVHGQVSYSIPEEMAKGSLVGDIAQDLGLDINRLKSGKARIYTGDSAEYIELNKERGVLFIKEKIDREALCEQTTPCALHFQIILENPMEFYSITVEITDINDNPPTFEKNEIKFKISESAVNGAKFVLERAMDLDVGINGLQSYTLKPTDNFALKLVNQADGNKKVEMVLQKALDREKHEDVTLVLTAVDGGEPRMSGTMQILITVLDANDNAPIFTQEYYKASVTENAPKGTIITSVSASDADHGSNGKITYSITNTLDYVRGIIEVNEDNGEIRLIGNIDYEKTRNFQINLRASDDGGLTDSCKVIVEVVDTNDNKPNINIMSKSNVISEDAKAGTVVTMINIQDPDSGENGKVKCSINENIPFAIKSSSNNFYSLVTDSDLDRERASEYNISVTCSDEGVPSLSSSVTLTLQISDVNDNAPVFERSSYEAYIIENSTPGLSIFTVKARDADWNQNARVSYILDDSSVNGVPVSSYVSVSVDSGVIHAVRSFDYEQIKDFQFRVKAQDGGSPPLSSNVTVNIMIQDQNDNAPQVLYPVQTSSSLVAEMVPRSADVGYLVTKVVAVDVDSGQNAWLSYKLQKATDRALFEVGLQNGEIRTIRQVTDKDAVKQRLTVVVEDNGQPSRSATVNVNVAVADSFPEVLSEFTDFTHDKDYNDNLTFYLVLALAVVSFLFITCLVVIISVKIYRWRQSRVLYHSNLPVIPYYPPRYADTLGTGTLQHVYNYEVCRTTDSRKSDCKFVRPSSQNVLIMDPSSTGTLQRMQREQNILDEPDSPLEVCYI, encoded by the coding sequence ATGTCCTTGTTTCAGGTTGAAGGGAAAATGTCTGACAGAACAATGACACGGCAAGTACTGTTGTTTATCTCGgtcctctctctcagttcagtacACGGGCAGGTCAGTTACTCCATTCCCGAGGAAATGGCGAAAGGCTCTTTAGTCGGTGACATAGCGCAGGATTTGGGTTTAGATATCAACAGACTGAAATCAGGTAAAGCTCGTATTTATACCGGAGACAGCGCAGAGTACATCGAGCTGAATAAAGAAAGGGGAGTTCTCTTCATCAAAGAGAAAATAGACCGTGAAGCGCTTTGTGAACAGACAACGCCTTGCGCACTACATTTTCAGATTATTCTAGAGAACCCGATGGAATTTTATAGTATTACGGTTGAAATTACAGACATTAATGATAACCCTCCAACCTTTGAAAAAAACGAAATCAAATTCAAAATCAGTGAGTCTGCAGTCAATGGAGCAAAATTCGTGTTAGAGAGAGCAATGGATCTTGACGTCGGTATCAATGGCCTCCAAAGCTATACGTTGAAACCAACCGATAATTTCGCTCTGAAATTGGTTAATCAAGCCGATGGGAATAAGAAGGTTGAGATGGTTTTACAGAAAGCTCTAGATCGAGAGAAGCATGAGGATGTTACTTTAGTGTTGACAGCTGTGGATGGTGGCGAGCCGCGTATGTCAGGGACAATGCAAATACTCATCACCGTACTGGACGCTAATGATAATGCGCCTATTTTTACTCAGGAGTATTACAAAGCATCTGTAACTGAGAATGCCCCAAAAGGTACAATTATAACTTCAGTCAGCGCATCAGATGCAGATCATGGCTCAAACGGTAAAATAACGTATTCAATTACAAACACCTTAGATTATGTTCGTGGAATTATTGAAGTAAACGAGGACAACGGCGAGATTAGATTGATTGGAAATATTGATTATGAAAAGACACGGAATTTTCAGATCAATTTAAGGGCAAGTGATGACGGAGGACTTACAGATTCATGCAAAGTGATAGTTGAAGTAGTTGACACCAATGATAATAAGCCTAATATTAACATTATGTCTAAATCCAACGTGATCTCCGAAGATGCCAAAGCTGGTACTGTCGTAACTATGATCAATATTCAAGACCCAGACTCAGGTGAAAATGGGAAAGTCAAATGTTCCATCAATGAAAACATTCCATTTGCGATTAAATCCTCGTCGAATAATTTCTATAGTTTAGTAACAGACAGTGACTTGGACCGAGAGAGAGCCTCTGAGTATAACATCAGTGTGACGTGCTCTGATGAGGGAgtgccctctctctccagcagcGTCACTCTCACCTTACAGATATCAGATGTGAATGACAACGCGCCTGTCTTTGAGAGGAGCTCATATGAGGCCTACATTATAGAAAACAGCACACCGGGCCTCTCTATATTCACAGTGAAAGCCAGAGACGCTGACTGGAACCAGAATGCCCGTGTTTCTTACATACTGGACGACTCCTCGGTTAACGGAGTGCCCGTCTCCTCGTATGTGTCCGTTAGTGTTGATAGTGGAGTCATCCATGCAGTGCGCTCTTTTGACTACGAGCAGATCAAGGATTTCCAGTTCCGTGTAAAAGCGCAGGATGGaggctctcctcctctcagtaGTAATGTGACTGTGAATATAATGATCCAGGACCAGAACGACAACGCGCCTCAGGTTCTGTACCCAGTCCAGACTAGCAGCTCTCTGGTGGCTGAAATGGTGCCTCGTTCAGCAGATGTGGGATATCTTGTCACTAAAGTGGTGGCTGTTGATGTGGACTCTGGACAGAATGCCTGGCTCTCCTATAAACTGCAGAAAGCGACAGACAGGGCGCTGTTTGAAGTGGGCTTACAGAATGGAGAAATAAGAACTATACGCCAAGTCACTGATAAAGATGCTGTGAAACAAAGGCTCACTGTTGTAGTGGAGGACAACGGGCAGCCCTCTCGTTCAGCTACAGTCAATGTTAACGTGGCGGTGGCGGACAGCTTCCCTGAAGTGCTCTCGGAGTTCACTGACTTTACGCACGACAAGGACTACAATGACAACCTGACTTTTTACTTAGTCTTGGCTTTAGCTGTAGTCTCATTTCTGTTCATCACATGTTTAGTGGTTATTATATCAGTGAAAATATACAGATGGAGACAGTCTCGCGTCCTCTATCATTCCAATCTCCCTGTTATTCCGTATTATCCACCGCGTTACGCAGACACTTTGGGGACAGGAACTCTACAGCACGTGTACAATTACGAGGTGTGCAGGACGACTGACTCCAGAAAGAGTGACTGTAAGTTCGTCCGACCCAGTAGTCAGAACGTACTGATAATGGACCCCAGTTCTACAGGGACGTTGCAGCGGATGCAGCGCGAGCAGAACAtcctggatgaaccagactctCCACTAGAGGTCTGTTATATTTGA